A stretch of Mya arenaria isolate MELC-2E11 chromosome 14, ASM2691426v1 DNA encodes these proteins:
- the LOC128217807 gene encoding uncharacterized protein LOC128217807 isoform X1, with translation MDAVPGRKAQMASGSAPDLTYCQPCAEDGKKILPEAFCPVCKEFLCSNCARVHRNQKITKSHALQDKDSMPSSFHEESEDEKFTETCQIHAKEFIKYYCSRHDALLCGDCLVENEEHRSCKVEKIIQVAKQYKQCAEYNNLKTGLVQLDSDIDKLSHDIQEIMKSVDEERLTNINELRKFRTEINQFLDKREHELLAEIDQKKRTSKTLLDELKSKCTNVKSSIEKINSELQAQDDNSNQLLIVGKRAIKELGGLRAALEEVSRRSEVPRYKFHMDPATEQLIASEKAIGRLKEVESSSALGQQQRQQQTKQEQRQQETTQQHQKQMKAVSQKGESTSAVGQQERQQQKEQQPRQHETIQQQQKHIPGVSPKAHFKDSADLSRAKFISQPDISVKTSGDTLDCWLTSVTLLPGDRLLLADLNNNLLKVVDTESNKLVSQVKLPGQPWDLCLLPGDRAAVTLPWKKKIQFVCTQGNVTLQDIVEVDGYCHGIDFCDDNMIVSFTYPGFVVLMDMKGKVKKSVDNDSSGKPLFKYPCYLTVTSESQTPPVIYVSDWFTHTITKLSISLEVLQSYHDPILESPRGLTAVGDNQLVVCGEDSDNILLLDTLTGKITQLLGKEEGIEKPCSVAYCPLKKMLFVTCYPYDRPDSDNFVKVFNLV, from the exons GGACAAGGACAGTATGCCTTCCTCATTCCATGAAGAAAGTGAAGATGAAAAGTTTACAGAAACATGTCAGATTCATGCTAAAgagtttattaaatattactgTTCGCGTCATGATGCACTTTTGTGTGGAGACTGTTTAGTTGAGAATGAAGAACATCGCTCTTGTAAAGTAGAGAAAATCATACAAGTGGCAAAACAATACAAGCAGTGTGCAGAGTACAACAACCTTAAAACAGGACTTGTCCAGTTGGACAGCGACATCGACAAACTTTCACACGACATACAGGAGATCATGAAATCAGTTGACGAAGAACGCCTAACCAATATCAATGAGCTTCGCAAATTCAGGACTGAAATTAACCAGTTCCTGGATAAGAGGGAGCACGAACTCTTGGCAGAAATTGATCAGAAGAAACGAACATCAAAGACACTGCTAGATGAACTGAAATCAAAATGTACAAACGTGAAATCAtccattgaaaaaataaattcagaGCTACAAGCACAGGATGACAACAGCAATCAGCTGTTAATAGTAGGAAAGCGAGCTATAAAAGAACTGGGGGGTCTCCGCGCAGCCCTTGAAGAGGTGAGCAGGAGGAGTGAAGTTCCCCGATACAAGTTTCACATGGACCCCGCAACTGAGCAGTTAATAGCTTCTGAAAAAGCAATAGGACGGTTGAAAGAGGTCGAATCAAGCTCGGCGTTAGGGCAGCAACAACGACAACAGCAAACGAAGCAAGAACAACGGCAACAGGAGACGACGCAACAACACCAAAAACAGATGAAAGCTGTATCCCAAAAAG GCGAATCAACTTCGGCTGTAGGGCAGCAAGAACGACAGCAACAGAAGGAGCAGCAACCACGGCAACACGAGACGATACAGCAACAACAGAAACACATTCCAGGTGTATCACCAAAAG cCCACTTCAAAGACAGTGCAGACCTTAGCCGGGCAAAGTTCATCAGTCAGCCTGACATTTCAGTGAAGACATCAGGTGATACCCTTGACTGCTGGCTGACCAGTGTGACCCTCCTGCCAGGGGACAGGCTCCTACTGGCTGACCTCAACAATAACTTATTGAAAGTAGTGGACACCGAGAGTAACAAGCTGGTGTCTCAGGTGAAACTGCCGGGTCAGCCTTGGGACCTGTGTCTCCTGCCCGGGGACAGGGCAGCCGTCACTCTGCCTTGGAAGAAGAAGATACAGTTCGTATGTACTCAGGGAAATGTCACGCTACAAGATATTGTTGAAGTAGATGGATATTGTCATGGAATAGATTTCTGTGATGACAACATGATAGTCTCCTTCACCTACCCAGGTTTTGTTGTGTTGATGGACATGAAGGGAAAGGTGAAGAAGAGTGTGGACAATGACAGCAGTGGAAAACCTTTGTTTAAGTACCCCTGCTATCTGACAGTGACCAGTGAGAGCCAGACTCCTCCGGTCATATATGTCTCAGACTGGTTCACCCACACCATAACCAAGCTGAGCATATCACTCGAGGTGCTCCAGTCCTACCATGACCCGATACTGGAATCACCACGTGGTCTAACAGCCGTGGGGGACAACCAGCTGGTCGTGTGTGGGGAGGACAGTGACAACATCCTGTTACTGGACACGCTCACCGGCAAGATAACCCAACTACTGGGGAAGGAAGAGGGGATAGAGAAGCCATGCAGTGTGGCTTACTGTCCACTGAAGAAGATGTTGTTTGTCACCTGCTATCCCTATGACAGACCTGATTCGGATAATTTCGTAAAAGTATTCAACTTAGTATAG
- the LOC128217807 gene encoding uncharacterized protein LOC128217807 isoform X2, whose translation MDAVPGRKAQMASGSAPDLTYCQPCAEDGKKILPEAFCPVCKEFLCSNCARVHRNQKITKSHALQDKDSMPSSFHEESEDEKFTETCQIHAKEFIKYYCSRHDALLCGDCLVENEEHRSCKVEKIIQVAKQYKQCAEYNNLKTGLVQLDSDIDKLSHDIQEIMKSVDEERLTNINELRKFRTEINQFLDKREHELLAEIDQKKRTSKTLLDELKSKCTNVKSSIEKINSELQAQDDNSNQLLIVGKRAIKELGGLRAALEEVSRRSEVPRYKFHMDPATEQLIASEKAIGRLKEVESSSALGQQQRQQQTKQEQRQQETTQQHQKQMKAVSQKGESTSAVGQQERQQQKEQQPRQHETIQQQQKHIPAHFKDSADLSRAKFISQPDISVKTSGDTLDCWLTSVTLLPGDRLLLADLNNNLLKVVDTESNKLVSQVKLPGQPWDLCLLPGDRAAVTLPWKKKIQFVCTQGNVTLQDIVEVDGYCHGIDFCDDNMIVSFTYPGFVVLMDMKGKVKKSVDNDSSGKPLFKYPCYLTVTSESQTPPVIYVSDWFTHTITKLSISLEVLQSYHDPILESPRGLTAVGDNQLVVCGEDSDNILLLDTLTGKITQLLGKEEGIEKPCSVAYCPLKKMLFVTCYPYDRPDSDNFVKVFNLV comes from the exons GGACAAGGACAGTATGCCTTCCTCATTCCATGAAGAAAGTGAAGATGAAAAGTTTACAGAAACATGTCAGATTCATGCTAAAgagtttattaaatattactgTTCGCGTCATGATGCACTTTTGTGTGGAGACTGTTTAGTTGAGAATGAAGAACATCGCTCTTGTAAAGTAGAGAAAATCATACAAGTGGCAAAACAATACAAGCAGTGTGCAGAGTACAACAACCTTAAAACAGGACTTGTCCAGTTGGACAGCGACATCGACAAACTTTCACACGACATACAGGAGATCATGAAATCAGTTGACGAAGAACGCCTAACCAATATCAATGAGCTTCGCAAATTCAGGACTGAAATTAACCAGTTCCTGGATAAGAGGGAGCACGAACTCTTGGCAGAAATTGATCAGAAGAAACGAACATCAAAGACACTGCTAGATGAACTGAAATCAAAATGTACAAACGTGAAATCAtccattgaaaaaataaattcagaGCTACAAGCACAGGATGACAACAGCAATCAGCTGTTAATAGTAGGAAAGCGAGCTATAAAAGAACTGGGGGGTCTCCGCGCAGCCCTTGAAGAGGTGAGCAGGAGGAGTGAAGTTCCCCGATACAAGTTTCACATGGACCCCGCAACTGAGCAGTTAATAGCTTCTGAAAAAGCAATAGGACGGTTGAAAGAGGTCGAATCAAGCTCGGCGTTAGGGCAGCAACAACGACAACAGCAAACGAAGCAAGAACAACGGCAACAGGAGACGACGCAACAACACCAAAAACAGATGAAAGCTGTATCCCAAAAAG GCGAATCAACTTCGGCTGTAGGGCAGCAAGAACGACAGCAACAGAAGGAGCAGCAACCACGGCAACACGAGACGATACAGCAACAACAGAAACACATTCCAG cCCACTTCAAAGACAGTGCAGACCTTAGCCGGGCAAAGTTCATCAGTCAGCCTGACATTTCAGTGAAGACATCAGGTGATACCCTTGACTGCTGGCTGACCAGTGTGACCCTCCTGCCAGGGGACAGGCTCCTACTGGCTGACCTCAACAATAACTTATTGAAAGTAGTGGACACCGAGAGTAACAAGCTGGTGTCTCAGGTGAAACTGCCGGGTCAGCCTTGGGACCTGTGTCTCCTGCCCGGGGACAGGGCAGCCGTCACTCTGCCTTGGAAGAAGAAGATACAGTTCGTATGTACTCAGGGAAATGTCACGCTACAAGATATTGTTGAAGTAGATGGATATTGTCATGGAATAGATTTCTGTGATGACAACATGATAGTCTCCTTCACCTACCCAGGTTTTGTTGTGTTGATGGACATGAAGGGAAAGGTGAAGAAGAGTGTGGACAATGACAGCAGTGGAAAACCTTTGTTTAAGTACCCCTGCTATCTGACAGTGACCAGTGAGAGCCAGACTCCTCCGGTCATATATGTCTCAGACTGGTTCACCCACACCATAACCAAGCTGAGCATATCACTCGAGGTGCTCCAGTCCTACCATGACCCGATACTGGAATCACCACGTGGTCTAACAGCCGTGGGGGACAACCAGCTGGTCGTGTGTGGGGAGGACAGTGACAACATCCTGTTACTGGACACGCTCACCGGCAAGATAACCCAACTACTGGGGAAGGAAGAGGGGATAGAGAAGCCATGCAGTGTGGCTTACTGTCCACTGAAGAAGATGTTGTTTGTCACCTGCTATCCCTATGACAGACCTGATTCGGATAATTTCGTAAAAGTATTCAACTTAGTATAG